From the Ignavibacteriales bacterium genome, the window GGCTATACCGTCAGCACCCTTTATAACGGCTCCACCATGAATATATATAAGACCACTAACGGAGGTCTTAACTGGACCGCGCAAAATTCCGGCTATACCGGTACCCGCCTGATGGCAATAGAGATACTGCACCCGGACACGGTTTATATCAGTGGCAATTATGGTATTATCTTAAAGACAACCAACGGTGGGCTTAATTGGATACGCCAGCCAACCGCTGATACCACTACCCAGCTATGGGGACTTAAATTTACCAACTCCTTCACGGGTTATTGTTGCGGAAGCGGGGGAGTCATCTACAAAACAACTAACGCCGGTGCCAACTGGAACCTCCTGAATTCCGGCAGTAATACACAACTGTATAAACCATTTTTCGTAAACGAAACTACCGGATATGTCAGCGGTGCGCCCGTCGTCTTGAAAACCACTAACGCCGGACAAAGCTGGTTCCCGCTGGATGTGGGTGTCATTCCTCCGGTCGAATTCTTTCGTGATATTAAGTTTACTTCGGAAAACACAGGTTACCTCATCGCGGATGTAGGCAGAATTCGTAAAACCACAAATGCAGGCGTCAATTGGACACTCCTAAGTACTGGTACTACGGAAGCGCTGTTCTCAATTAGTTTTCCAACACCTGATACAGGTTATGTGGGAGGCGATCACGGCATAGTACTTAAGACCACAAATGCGGGCGATAATTGGACTATCCAGCAGACCTCTTTAAACGAATTCATATATGGGATTGCTTTTACTTCCCCGGTTGAAGGGCTTGCTTGCTCATGGAGCGGAAAGATCCTTAAAACAACCAATGGCGGTGTCGTTACGTCTATATCAGACCCTCTTATTATTCCTGAAGGATATTCTCTCAGGCAAAATTATCCTAACCCATATAATCCTTCGACGGATATTGAGTTTAGTATCTTAAAAAATGAGTATGTAAAATTGGTCGTATATGATTATCTGGGTAGGGAAGTGAAGACTCTTGTCTCAGAACAGTTATCACCCGGCTCCTATTCTGTATCCTTTGATGGAGAGAACCTCTCCAGTGGTGTCTATTACTATAAACTCACTGCCGGGTCGTTCACTGAAACAAAAAAGATGACTTTACTCAAATAAGGTGTTATCCTAGACAACTTGGTAATTATAAGATATCTGAAATTACTTAGAGGAAAAGTTTTTCAATTAAAAAAGCTAAACTACCTAATATTAAAGAAATGATAATTATTTTCCAATCTTTTAGGTTAATATTCAGTTTTTCTTTATATTCTTTTATGGATGAGTTTAGGAGTAGTTCATAGCTTTTATAAGTGAGAGTTTCATAAATTAAATATACAGTAGAGAAAGACCAAAGTATAACTGTAACAATAATAAAAGTAGAATTTTTTAAATAATCTACTACGTTACTTATAACAGCAGCATATAGGGCAAGTATTACAGGTATTGCATATAATACTATAGAGGGTAGTAAATCTATTTTTGAGATTCGTTTAGGAAACTTAGCTAATAATTCTCTAACCTTATTGTATGTAAATTGTAAAACCTCATTATCTTTATCGGATATTCTTATTTCACCAATTACGTCTTGAGTAATAAGCCTAATTTCTAATTTTGCTTCTAATTCAAACATCAGACCACTTGTTTCAGGTGGGTGATATGATGTACCCCCTATACCACCTTTGAATATTCTTGTCGAAAAGTTCATAAATGCTTTTATGTAAAAATTATTTGTACTTGTCTCATCGTAAAATTCAACTCTTAGTGAATCTATATTATCAGGTTGCACTACACGGTTATTAACTACAATCTCTTTTATGACTAACCTTTCCTCAATTATCTGTATTAGTTTTTTAAATACAACTAGATCAATTCTAAAAGATTTTAATTGGAATGTTTCTGATTTATTTTTTAAATCTAATTTAGTATTGGACATTTTTATTGTTGATGGTAAGAAAGATTACTTAATTGTTAAAGATAACACCTTTATTATTGTTTTGAAATTAATAATAAAAAGGGAAAAATAACATAATAAAAACATGGTAATTATCCTATTTAAAATTTTTAAAAGTAATGTTTATCGTCCAGGTATTACTGATGTGAAATTGAAACCAGTTGATGGAGAGAACCTCTCCAGCGGTGTCTATTATTATAAACTCACAGCCGGGTCGTTCGCAGAAACAAAAAAGATGACTTTACTCAAATAAAAACCCCCCTCCGACGGAAGGGTACGACGAAGTCGGGAGTAGGTCCCAAAGTAAAACACCAATCACGCCGTCAGGCGAAAATACAAAAAAGTATTGTCATTCCCGCGAAAGCGGGAATCTAGACCCTTTGCTTTGAGCGTTGTGGTTAGCTATATTCGGTCTCAAACATTACATGCGATTTGATTCATATATCTTTCATCTGGCGGTACATTTTGCTTCTTTGTGCAAGCAAAAGAAGTTGCCTAAGGCATAATAAAAGTAAATATTACTATCACGCGGTAGGCAAAAAACTTTATCTATCTCCCCTTTTACAAAGGGGAGAAGACATGACCGGCGAAGAATGAGCAGCTGTCATGTCAGAGGGGTTAAAAACATTCTAGCGAAAACAAAAAAACCCCCTCCCTTTTCGGGGAGAGGGCTAATAATCTCATTTTTTTGTATTTTATTGGAAGTGTATGCTGTAAAGTATGTCTTCCATCATCTGGCTGTTTGCCTCGAATTGATCTGTTGGTGTATAAATATAGATCACATAATTTCCCGCGCCGTCTGCCTCGATTGCCGACATAACGTACATCATCATGTCCTGCCCGTTGATATTTCCTCTTGCTGCCGTAATATAGCCTTCGATGTTGCCGACCTGTATTTCGTTTGCTTCGCCGTCCGGTTCATAATCGAAATCGCCTAACGCTGCTTCCAGCAGATCATCCGAACTTATCTTGTCGTTAGGGAATATTACAAGAGTAGTTCCCATTGTCTTGTCTTCGCTTAGTGTCGAGAACTTGTTCGTTGAGTTTTCTTCAACTGTCCATTGTGACGGAAGGTAAAATGTTACTTTGCCGTCTGAAGTAGCGAGAGCAGTCCAGTCCTCAGGTGCTTCCTTCGTTACGTCCTGCTTTGGTTGTTCGGACTTTTTGATTTCTTTTTTCTTACCGGATGATTGGTTCTCGGTCGTCTTGTTCTCTGTCTTCGGTTTGTCTTCGGTTTTTGGGGCTTCGTCTTTTTTGCCACATCCTGTCAGTATCAGTGAGCTTATTAATAACGAAAATACTATTGCCCGTGTCTTTCCGGGCAGGGAAGATAAAAAGGTTTTGTGTACCATTTTTTGTGCGGTTTAATTTTGGAATCCGTTGCAGTATGCAATGGAAGAAATACCTCCAAAATTACCAAAAATAATTTTAACTTTTTTTAGAATTTTATAAGGAATTGTAAAACCGAGGATTAATCAATTTTGTCATTCCCGCTAAAGCGGGAATCTAGACCTGGTATCTCAAGCGGTTTTTAAGGTTATTTCTTTGCAGGTAATTCGGGCGGTGTTCTTGAAAATTCTTGTCTCCTTCGAGGCTATACTTTACTTCTTCTTCGGCTTGTAAAAATGCGTGCTCTCTCCGAAAAATACCTCCGCCGCCTCCATGACAGTCTCCGATAATGTCGGGTGTGGATGTATTGACATCTTGACGTCGGTAAGTGTAGCCGCCATCTCCACCGCCAGCACTCCCTCTGCTATCAGCTCTCCTGCACCCGGTCCTGCAATACCAACTCCGAGAACCCTCTCTGTCTCAGGTTCTACTAGTAGCTTTGTCAGCCCGTCCGTTCTTCCAAGTGTACCTGCCCTTCCTGATGCCGCCCAGGGAAATTTTGCTATTCCAACTTCGATACCCTTCTCCTTTGCTTCAGTTTCTGTCAGCCCGCACCATGCTACCTCCGGGTCGGTAAATACGACTGCCGGTATCGCCGATGGCTCGAAAGCCGCTTTGTGCCCCGCAATAACCTCCACAGCAGTTCTTCCCTCATGGGAAGCCTTGTGCGCCAGCATCGGTTCTCCCACTACGTCGCCTATAGCATAGATTGCTTCATCAGCCGTCTGCATCTTATTATTCACCTTTACAAATCCCTTCTCCGTAACTTCCACTTTGGTATTTTCCAGCCCGAGGTTCTCTGAATTCGGTTTCCTTCCCACCGACACGAGCACCTTATCGAAAGTCTCTGTCGTCTGCTTCCCATCCTTATCTTCCATCGTTACATCTAATCCCTTTTTGCCCTCTTTAAGTTCGATAACTTTTGAATTTAGCTTTATCTCCTTCACTTCCTTCTTCATCTTTGTCTCGAGCTGTCTCGCAAGGTCCCTGTCAGCGCCATTCAGAATATGAGGTAGCATTTCTATAACCGTTACTTCCGTTCCGAGCGCCGCATACACCGATCCCAGCTCCAGCCCGATGTAACCCCCGCCGATGACAAGCATCGTACCGGGCACGTCCTCTATGTTGAGCGCCGATGTCGAGTCTAGTACGTTTGGATTATCTATTGAGATGTTTGGTATCTTTACAGGTCTGGAACCCGTTGCAAGTATTGCCTTGTCGAATTCAACCTTCTCCGTTCCGCCGTCGTGTTTTGTCACTTCCAGCGTATGTGAGTCGAGGAACTTCGCTTCACCCCTTATGTATTCTATCTTTCTCTGCTTAACCAGTATCCCGAGCCCGCCCGTGTTCTTGTTCACAACTTCATCTTTCCATGCCGTCAGTTTCTTTGGTGTTATCTTAGGCTTGTTAAAGTCCACGCCCCAGTCCTTCATCTCGCTTGCTTCACGGATCACCTTCGCGATGTGAAGCAGTGCCTTTGACGGGATACACCCCCTATATAAACAAACTCCTCCGGGATTCTCTTCCTTATCTAATAATGTCACCTTCATTCCGAGGTCTGCCGCCAGGAACGCCGCCGCGTATCCTCCCGGTCCCGCCCCGATTACTACTATCTCTCTTTTACTCAATTAAACTTTCCTTTCTTTACAATTGTCATTCCCGCGAAAGCGGGAATCTAGACTAGTCACATATTTACGTGAAATCAAAGTGTATTCTATCCCTTACTGATTTGCGTCGATTTATTAAAACACTCGTTCCCAAATACCGATTTGGGAACGCAAACTGAAATTACTATAAAAAATAGGATTTAATCCTCTTCCTTATAATGTATAATGTTCCCATTTAAAGTATGTGTACAGCACTTACATAATGCTTCTATAGTAGCAGATGGGTTTACTTTCTGAAGTATATTGTTTTCATCAATATATAATTGATGGTAATAGGTTGATTCACCCACTCTGACTATTCCAAAAAATTTATCATTATTGTCGTTTTCGTGTTTTGTATTAGGTCGTTCAACTATCCAAAAAATTGGTTCTTCTTTATCTAACCTTGAGATCGCTTCGCTAAAAACTTCATCCCAGTTTTTTCCAACCTTAGAGAGTAAAAATCTAAATAAAGGAGTATAATCCATTCCTTTACTTTGTTTACTCTTCATACCTAATTTATTGCCGTCAAACTCTTTTATTTTTTTAGAATTCTTCTCGTCTTTAAAATGGTTTTTTATGAAACCATGATTAAAAGCGGTCTTATTAGCTTTTCTATATAAAGGTTTTTTATTTTTTCTATCAACTTTCATTTTTATAGCATCATAGAGAAAGGCGACTCGAGCGCGCTGCATATCCACCTCAAAAATCTCGCCGCGTCCGCTCCGTCTATTATCCTGTGATCATACGTTAGCGACAATGGCATAACGAACCTCGCCACAAACTCGCCGTCCTTGTAAACCTGCTTGTAGCCTGCCCTCGATACGCCGAGTATCGCTACCTGCGGTGAATATACGATCGGCGTGAAACCCGTTCCGCCTATTCCGCCGAGGTTCGATATGGTGAAGTTACCGCCGTCCATTTCTTCCGGCGTTATCTTTCTGTCTCTTGCCTTTGCCGAGATTTCCGCCAGCTCGACCGATATGTCGGTTAGGCTCTTCTCGTTCACATTCTTTATTACGGGAACAAGCAAGCCCCTGTCCGTATCGACCGCTATACCGATATTAAAATACTTCTTATAAACGACTTCTCTCTTTTCCATGTCGATGCTGGTATTGAACTGCGGGAATTTCGCCAGCGCCGCCTCGCATATCTTTACCAGTATGCCCGTTACCGTAAGGTTCCCGCCCTTCTCCTTTATTGCAGGTCCGTTCTTTTTCCTGAATGCTTCTAACTCCGTTATATCAGCCTCGTCGAATTGTGTCACCATAGGGGTTGTGTTCCACGCATAGCTTAATCCTTCTGCGGTTACCCTGCGAACGTTTGACATAGGTATCGATTCCGTCTCACCCCACTTCGAAAAATCCGGCAGCGGTTTATGAGCAATACCGCCTCCGCTTGCCGTTGAACTAGGTGCGCCCTGTTGCATTAGACTCTTTACGAATAGCTTAACGTCTTCATCGGAGATTCGTCCTGCTGGACCCGATCCTGGTACTTCGTTAATATCGACCCCCAGCTCCCTTGCCAGTCTTCTTACAGATGGAGACGCCGGTGCCGGAATACCATCCCGCTTTTCTCTCTTCACTTCGGTCTTGGCTTCAGCTTTGGGTTCTTCTTTCTTCGGCTCTTCTGCTTTTACTTCTTCCTCGATGGGTTCGTCATAAACTTCCTCTATATGCTCTTCCTCTACTGGTTGTTCTTCTTTTACTTCCTCCTTGGGAGGTTCTTCTTTCTTCTCCCCACGGTCCGATGTGTCGGATTCTTTGGGCTCTTCTTTTTTCGGAGCCGTGCCGTTCCCATCGACTGTCAGTATAACGTCGCCTATCTTTATCTTATCACCCTCTTTTACCTTTATCTCGGAAACAGTTCCGCCTTCCGTTGCAGGTATCTCAAACATCGCTTTATCTGTCTCCAGTTCGATTATCGGCTGGTCCACCGTTATCGTGTCGCCGACATTGACCAGAACCTTAACTATGTCACCCGTTTCAACATTTTCCGATACTTCCGGTAATTTGATCTCTTTTGCCATAGATTAGCTTATTATCGGATTTGGTTTGTCCTGTTTTAATTTTAGATCTTTTATCGCTTTTAATGCCAGGTCGGTTTTTACCTTTCCCTGTTTCGCCAGCATGCCCAGCGTAGCGGCAACTATATATCTGGCGTCCACTTCAAAAAAGTCTCTCAGCCTGTCCCTGCTCTCGCTCCTGCCGAACCCGTCCGTGCCCAGCATTGTGAAAGGTCCCGGTATCCATTGTGATATTGATGCCGGAAGCGCCTTTATATAATCCGACGCCGCAACAAAAACACCCTTCTCATTCTTCAGCGTCTGCTGTATGTAATTTTCTTTCTGCTCTTTCTCCGGGTTTAGCATGTTCCATCTTTCGATATCGATAGCGTCACGGTATAGTTCTTTGTAACTGGTGATGTTCCACACGTCGGCGCTCACACCATAATCTTTCTCCAGCATCTCGGCTGCCTTAATAGCCTCGTTCATTATCGTTCCGCTTCCGAATAAATGCGCCTTCACGTCCGTACCGTTGTTATCCGACTTCTTAAACCTGTACATCCCTTTTAATATCCCTTCCTTGATACCTTTTCTTCTTGGCATCTCAGGCATTGGGTAGAACTCGTTCATCACCGTGATATAATAAAACACGTCCTCGCCCTTCTCATACATTCTGTAAAGACCGTCCCGCACGATCACCGCTACCTCGTATGCAAATGCCGGGTCGTATGCTTTTAAATTCGGCACCGAGTAAGCGAGTATGTGGCTGTTGCCGTCCTGGTGCTGTAAACCCTCGCCCGCAAGCGTCGTCCGTCCCGATGTGCCTCCCAGCAGGAAGCCCTTTGTTCTCATGTCGCCTGCCGCCCATACCAGGTCGCCTATACGCTGGAATCCGAACATCGAATAATAAATAAAGAAAGGTATCATGTTCACCTTGTGAGCTGAATATGACGTACCCGCCGCTATGAATGACGACATCGAACCCGCTTCAGTGATTCCTTCTTCCAGTATCTGCCCGTCCTTTGCCTCTTTGTAATAAAGCAGGCTTGCCTTGTCAACCGGCTCGTAAAGCTGTCCCGCGTGTGAATATATTCCCACCTGCCTGAATAGCGATTCCATACCAAACGTTCTTGCCTCATCCGGTACTATCGGCACGATGTATCTGCCGATTCCCTTGTCTTTTAATAACTTCGACAGCAGATGCACGAAAGCCATCGTCGTTGCAACCTCTCTGTCTCCCGATCCTTCGTAAAACTCCTCGAATAAACTTTCCGGTGGTGTTTTTATTGGCTGTGCTTTCGTATTCCTTTTCGGGATGAAGCCGCCCAGCGCTTTTCTCTTTTCGCGGAGGTACACCATCTCCTTGTCGTCGTCATCCGGTTTGTAAAACGGTATCGTGTCCACCTGGTCGTCTGATATCGGTATGCCGAACCTCGATCTGAAATCCCTCAGCTCGTGTTCGTTTAATTTCTTCTGTGAGTGTGTAATGTTCCTTCCTTCGCCTGCTTCACCGAGACCGTATCCCTTGATCGTCTGTGCAAGTATCACCGTGGGGGAACCCTTGTGTTCCACCGCCGCCTTATAAGCTGCGTAAACTTTTTCCGGATCATGCCCGCCCCTCGCCAGCTTCGACAGCTGTTCGTCGGAATAGCCTTCTACCATTTCCAGCAGTTCCGGGTATTTACCGAAGAAATCCTTCCTGATGTAATCACCGTCCGATACACTGTACTTCTGGAACTGTCCGTCCACAACCTCGTTCATCCTCTTTACAAGAAGCCCCTTCTTATCCTTTGCCAATAGCGGGTCCCAGTCACTTCCCCAGATGACCTTGATCACGTTCCATCCTGCGCCTCTGAATATCGCTTCCAGTTCCTGTATTATCTTTCCGTTTCCTCTCACCGGTCCGTCAAGCCTTTGCAGGTTGCAGTTAATAACGAAGATTAAATTCTCGAGCTTTTCCCTCGATGCCAGCGTTATCGCGCCGAGCGTTTCCGGTTCGTCCGTCTCACCGTCACCGATGAAAGCCCACACCTTTTGCTTAGAAGTGTCTTTTATTCCTCTGTCCTTCAGGTACTCGTTAAATCTCGCCTGATAGATAGCCATTATCGGACCAAGTCCCATCGATACCGTCGGGTATTCCCAGAAATTTGGCATTAGCCACGGGTGCGGATATGAACTCAATCCCTCGTGCGACGGGTTAAGCTCGCGTCTGAAATTCTTTAAATGCTCCTCCGACAGCCTGCCCTCGAGAAAAGCCCTCGCGTAGATTCCCGGTGAGGCGTGACCCTGGAAATAGATGATGTCGCCGTCGCTGTCACCGTCTTTGCCTCTGAAAAAGTGTGTGAACCCGACCTCCAGCAGTGTTGCCGATGATGCGTATGTCGAGATGTGTCCGCCGATACCGCTCGATTCGCGGTTGGCTCTAACCACCATTGCCATGGCGTTCCATCTTATGATGCTTTTTATAGTGCGCTCGATCTCCCTGCTTCCGGGATATGGCGGCTGTTTTGTTGCAGGTATTGTATTGATGTAGGGAGTATTTGCGGAAAACGGTGCCTGTACTCCGCTCTTCTTTGCGTGTACGTGAAGTCTCTGGAGCAGTTCGCGTACTCTCTCAGGTCCTTCCGCCTGCTGTACATAATCCAGTGACTCTAGCCATTCCTGGTTTTCCAGTTCACGCTCGTGGTCGCTCATTTTTCCGTTTGCTCCGTTTGAGCTGATTCCTTTTATCTTGTCTAAATCACTGTTGCTCATAATATTATTCCTTTTAGATGCTTAGGTATTGTTATACGAACTCAAAATTAGCCATTATTTAAGAGATAATAAATGACATTACGAATGAGCATCGCGAATGAGTAATGTCATTGCGAGGAGTCAGCTTGGCGGACGACGCGGCAATCCCCTCAAATCCCGGATACATTTAACAAAAATTTTATTTGCCTATTGGTTACCGCCCTGCTATTTTTCAGTACCAGCCTTCTGTAAAATCTCACAAATTTATTTCGTTTGTTAGCTCTTATTATAGGTTTTTTCAAACAGCTAAACACAAAAACAATATGAGATTCAAATCAAAAAAACAGAGAGGCTATACCATTTATGCCATTACAGGCGTAAACACAATTTCCTTTGCGATAGACCCGGGATTTACGGAGCCAAAGAACAAAAAGGCTGATACAAAAGGATTGCTTGGCTTTGCAATGGAACGCCACGACCACATGGAGGATGAGCGCTACTTCATGCCGGGTTTCAAAGTATTTGAAAGTATCATTTCGGATCCTGTGGAGGATATGCTGCTCAGCACGTTCGATTTTCCAGTCCAGAGTTTTGTGTGGGATGATTTTACGGGTAAGCCGGGCTATAAGTACACATATTACTTTTACCCGGTAAAGGGTAAGCCAAAGAATCTCATTCGCGAAAAACCGATCGAGATCACCGTTCACACGGAGCCGATGTTTTCATCGCTCGAAAACGACGTTTTCTTTAACCGCGGTGTTGCCTCCAGCCAGGCGTATGCGAAGAAGTTTAATAACATTCCTCCCGATAAGATAACAGACGACAAAAAGAAAAAAGAAGCCAAACAATGGCTGAGCCGTGAACTGGACGACTCGATCATTGGGTTTATACGTGATGCGGAAAAAGGCGACACTCTTCTGGTCTGCTATTATGAATTTCATTACCAGGACATCGTAGATGAATTTGCTAAAGCAATAAAGAGGAAAGTCGACGTGCAGATAATTGTCGATGGAAAGGATAACAAGGAGAGGTTTCCGCTCGATAAGAATATGAAAGCCATCAAAACCGCTAAGATACCTTCAAAGAACGTCACTTACCGCAGTTTCAATAAGAGCTACATAATGCATAACAAATTCATTGTTCTGCTCAAAAACGCCGGTAAAAATAAACCGAAAGTCCCCACTGCGGTCTATACGGGTTCGACCAACCTCTCAGAAGGCGGTATCTTCGGGCAGACAAATGTTGGTCACTGGATACGCAACGAAAAGGTAGCGGAGGCTTATGAAAAATACTGGAACACACTGAGCATCGATCCGGGCAGCTCTCCCGATAAAAAGAAAAAAACCAAAATGACGAGCGCCAAATACAAAGAGGCTAATGAAGCTGTCTCCGGCGATATTGCTCCTGAAGACATTAAAAAGATCCCGCAGGGCTTTACCCCGGTGTTCAGTCCGCGTAAGACGGTCACCATGCTTAATACCTACGCGAAGCTTCTCGACAGCGCCAAACGATCTGCTTTCATTACTCTTGCCTTCGGAATAGGGAAGGTGTTCAAGGACGAGCTCATGGATAATAAAAAGGACAGCCACATCGTTTTCATGCTACTGGAAAAAGAAGATAAACCCGCTAAAGGGAAGGAGAGTGAATTCGTCCGGCTCGGCATCGAAAACAACATTTACCAGGCGTACGGCTCATACCTCGCCGAGCCTCTTTACAAATGGACGCGCGCGGAAACAAATCCCTTGAAGCTTGGACTCAATAAACATGTCAGCTACATCCATTCTAAGTTCCTGCTCTCTGACCCGCTCTCCGGCGACCCCATCGTGGTTTCCGGTTCGGCTAATTTCAGCGAAGCGTCCACGATAAAAAATGATGAGAACATGGTGATAATACGCGGTGATATCCGAGTTGCCGACCTTTACTTCACCGAATTCAACCGCCTCTTTAATCACTACTACTTCCGCGCCGTGTACAATAAAATGAAACAGCAGAAAAAGTCCGGCGCTAAACCCAAAGGCGGTAAAAAGAAGGGCAGTACAAATGATTCGCTTTTCCTTGCTCCCGATGACTCATGGCTTGGAAAATATAAAAAAGGCACGTACCGCTTTAAGCGTGTCAAAATGTTCGCTGAAATGGAAGGTCTTACCGACGTAAAAATGCTCCCGGATTAGAAGTTTTTTTAAAATCTAATAACAATATCATGGAAAACCCACGCAATAGTTCCGAACGCTTTATCACCGCTCCTTTCGTTTCTTCGGGTGATAAGCTGGATGTAACCATTCGGGGGGCAGTGCTCTCTACCCCGGATGGACCTCTGTTGGAAATTTTGCCCGGTATTGTGCTTAGGGTAGATTGGGATGCCAAGGAATCGAGGAAAGCAAAATTTTTATTCCTGTCCATCGCGGATAAGGATACCGCGAAAAACCCTGTCACGGACGAAATAGACTATGGCTCGGTCAAAGAGTTCAGCGTCCGGCTGAGATCCGGTGATACACCTATCTCCGGATTTTTGAAAGAAGGTAATGTCAAAGTTCCTGTTGAAATGAACATCATTTTCGAAACCGGGAGCGGGACATACACCTCTCCTCCCATAAAAGCCTTTCTCAATTCCACTAAAAAATCCGAAAAAGCTTTTATGAAAAGCTACGGCGACGCATTATTCACCACCACGGTTAAAACCGGTATAATATTTCCTCTCGGCATAGTCTGCTTCTTTATCTGGTGGATCACTAGCGGGATCTTTTGGACGAGATGCGTTGGCGGATGCCTCCCGGTTGTTACGAATTGCAAATGCTTTTCACCGGTTTCTTTAAAATGGAAAACTTTCTGCGGAGGCTGGGTCCCGTGCTTTTGCGTACCCTGGTTCATCTGATCCCTGTAACTCTACTGTCATTCTGTCCCAGGGACTCCTACGGAGAGCGAAGCGAAGAATCCCCGGCTTATCCCGTTTATTAACCCACGATCACCGAAGGTGATTATTACGGCATTATGGGAATTCACGTCCGGAGGAAAATTTCACGGCTTCAAGCGTTCTCTCCCGAGAACTCGGGGGAGACGGACGGGTACTGTCTGAGCGAGCGTCCTTTTCATTCATTGAAGCGAACGAGTTTAGCCGTCCGAGCGCAGAACACGGGAAATTTTAGTAAATTCCCATTAAGCCGCGCCTTTTGCTTCTTTTTGCGTAAAAAGAAGCCGTCGGAGACAAACATTCCTTTCACTTTTCGCTTTTGCCCTCTCACTTTTTAGTATATATACGTATCTAACCTTTTTCTCATTTAAATGAGTGAGCGGCAGTGTTATTTTATAGCGGATATTGCAAAATAACACTGCCACTATGAAAAAACCCGAACCCGTCGTTCTCTCACGGGAAGAGATCATCGCCGAATACCAGCGCGTAAAAACATCACTCGGATACCAGCCCTCGCAGAGGGAGTTCGTCTCCAATGCAAGTGTCACGTCGTACAACATGGTAAGGATCTTCCGCACTTACAGCCGTCTCGTAAGATCAGCCGGGGACACGCCCCAGATTGCCGTCGCCCGCGAATCCCCCGATGAAGAAGTTTACTTCGAAGCCTTCGGGCAGT encodes:
- a CDS encoding T9SS type A sorting domain-containing protein — encoded protein: MKKILLALFILSASTAFSQWQQVISMNPAQSLHEIEFYDSNTGYTVSTLYNGSTMNIYKTTNGGLNWTAQNSGYTGTRLMAIEILHPDTVYISGNYGIILKTTNGGLNWIRQPTADTTTQLWGLKFTNSFTGYCCGSGGVIYKTTNAGANWNLLNSGSNTQLYKPFFVNETTGYVSGAPVVLKTTNAGQSWFPLDVGVIPPVEFFRDIKFTSENTGYLIADVGRIRKTTNAGVNWTLLSTGTTEALFSISFPTPDTGYVGGDHGIVLKTTNAGDNWTIQQTSLNEFIYGIAFTSPVEGLACSWSGKILKTTNGGVVTSISDPLIIPEGYSLRQNYPNPYNPSTDIEFSILKNEYVKLVVYDYLGREVKTLVSEQLSPGSYSVSFDGENLSSGVYYYKLTAGSFTETKKMTLLK
- a CDS encoding 2-oxo acid dehydrogenase subunit E2, encoding MAKEIKLPEVSENVETGDIVKVLVNVGDTITVDQPIIELETDKAMFEIPATEGGTVSEIKVKEGDKIKIGDVILTVDGNGTAPKKEEPKESDTSDRGEKKEEPPKEEVKEEQPVEEEHIEEVYDEPIEEEVKAEEPKKEEPKAEAKTEVKREKRDGIPAPASPSVRRLARELGVDINEVPGSGPAGRISDEDVKLFVKSLMQQGAPSSTASGGGIAHKPLPDFSKWGETESIPMSNVRRVTAEGLSYAWNTTPMVTQFDEADITELEAFRKKNGPAIKEKGGNLTVTGILVKICEAALAKFPQFNTSIDMEKREVVYKKYFNIGIAVDTDRGLLVPVIKNVNEKSLTDISVELAEISAKARDRKITPEEMDGGNFTISNLGGIGGTGFTPIVYSPQVAILGVSRAGYKQVYKDGEFVARFVMPLSLTYDHRIIDGADAARFLRWICSALESPFSMML
- the aceE gene encoding pyruvate dehydrogenase (acetyl-transferring), homodimeric type; the encoded protein is MSDHERELENQEWLESLDYVQQAEGPERVRELLQRLHVHAKKSGVQAPFSANTPYINTIPATKQPPYPGSREIERTIKSIIRWNAMAMVVRANRESSGIGGHISTYASSATLLEVGFTHFFRGKDGDSDGDIIYFQGHASPGIYARAFLEGRLSEEHLKNFRRELNPSHEGLSSYPHPWLMPNFWEYPTVSMGLGPIMAIYQARFNEYLKDRGIKDTSKQKVWAFIGDGETDEPETLGAITLASREKLENLIFVINCNLQRLDGPVRGNGKIIQELEAIFRGAGWNVIKVIWGSDWDPLLAKDKKGLLVKRMNEVVDGQFQKYSVSDGDYIRKDFFGKYPELLEMVEGYSDEQLSKLARGGHDPEKVYAAYKAAVEHKGSPTVILAQTIKGYGLGEAGEGRNITHSQKKLNEHELRDFRSRFGIPISDDQVDTIPFYKPDDDDKEMVYLREKRKALGGFIPKRNTKAQPIKTPPESLFEEFYEGSGDREVATTMAFVHLLSKLLKDKGIGRYIVPIVPDEARTFGMESLFRQVGIYSHAGQLYEPVDKASLLYYKEAKDGQILEEGITEAGSMSSFIAAGTSYSAHKVNMIPFFIYYSMFGFQRIGDLVWAAGDMRTKGFLLGGTSGRTTLAGEGLQHQDGNSHILAYSVPNLKAYDPAFAYEVAVIVRDGLYRMYEKGEDVFYYITVMNEFYPMPEMPRRKGIKEGILKGMYRFKKSDNNGTDVKAHLFGSGTIMNEAIKAAEMLEKDYGVSADVWNITSYKELYRDAIDIERWNMLNPEKEQKENYIQQTLKNEKGVFVAASDYIKALPASISQWIPGPFTMLGTDGFGRSESRDRLRDFFEVDARYIVAATLGMLAKQGKVKTDLALKAIKDLKLKQDKPNPIIS
- the lpdA gene encoding dihydrolipoyl dehydrogenase encodes the protein MSKREIVVIGAGPGGYAAAFLAADLGMKVTLLDKEENPGGVCLYRGCIPSKALLHIAKVIREASEMKDWGVDFNKPKITPKKLTAWKDEVVNKNTGGLGILVKQRKIEYIRGEAKFLDSHTLEVTKHDGGTEKVEFDKAILATGSRPVKIPNISIDNPNVLDSTSALNIEDVPGTMLVIGGGYIGLELGSVYAALGTEVTVIEMLPHILNGADRDLARQLETKMKKEVKEIKLNSKVIELKEGKKGLDVTMEDKDGKQTTETFDKVLVSVGRKPNSENLGLENTKVEVTEKGFVKVNNKMQTADEAIYAIGDVVGEPMLAHKASHEGRTAVEVIAGHKAAFEPSAIPAVVFTDPEVAWCGLTETEAKEKGIEVGIAKFPWAASGRAGTLGRTDGLTKLLVEPETERVLGVGIAGPGAGELIAEGVLAVEMAATLTDVKMSIHPHPTLSETVMEAAEVFFGESTHFYKPKKK